The nucleotide window CTGTAGTCTGTTAGAAAGTTCTGTATAACTGAGAAACCGTCCTGCTTTTTaatcaaaatgcttttttctAATATCGCTTTTCTTTGCCTCGGTGTCCTACACAGTGTGTGGTTCGCGGAGGGGAGCGGCGACGTGCTCGAGCTCGGGGACGCGGATTTCGAGCGGCGTGTACCCGAGCACGAGCTCCTGCTCGTGGAGTTCTTCGCTCCGTGGTACACGCTTGATTTGTGCATGATCTGAACATTCACCAAGTACGAGACACTGTTTCTAATAGTGCATGCATGCTTTCTTTATTGCTCAGTAGCCTTGGTATGGAAACTCTATTTTAAACGTGTTTGGGAATGTGGTTGCAGTAGAAGAGCGGGGAGAAATTGTTTAAGAACCTTAGAACTAATTCATTCctgagcaaaaaataaataaataaaaatgcaaaaaggtTTGTGCATAATAAACAAATCAGTCATTAGTGAAGATATCTGCTCTAACAATCCTGGTTCCATTTATAAGCTTGTTTTCAGGCTTCTGACACACTATTAATGCTTGATTCCATGAATTTCATTGTGTTGCTTCCTCTTGTAACTTATAAAGCTAAAAGTGAATCTTTTCTTCATTGTTGCACTCCCAGGTGTGGGCACTGTAAGAGGTTAGCTCCTGAATATGAAGCTGCCGCTACCAGACTAAAGGGCACAGTGCCCCTAGCAAAGGTAAGTACACCTGGATATGCATAGATCATTTTCAACAGCAATAATCTCTATAAAGCACATACAGTTATGATTTGATAATGATCCTTTGTACTCATTCAGATCGTCTTCCTTTTAATGGTTGAGGAGTTTTATGTATAAATGATACAAATTTCAGTGGGAGCCTAGAGTCTACACCAGGGGGTCACCAACATAAGTcgcccgcgggccttttctaaaaatacctgttttttactttgttaaatcattgttgataattattgtgagaaatcattaacaggatcagtgtcttcacatagatgaatatcattaattattaataataacatataattaaaggtaaattgagcaaatttgttatttcagacgTGTGTAtaaaactggtagcccttcacattaatcggtacccaagaagtagctttCAGTTTCAAAATGGTTGGTGAACCCTGATCTACACCATCTCAGGCAGTCATGAACATTTGGAGATCTTGTGTGCAATATGTCGAGTAGTTCAACTCATTCTGTGGTGAATTTGTCTGTATAGGTATatcctctttttttctgatcAGGTTGACTGCACTGCAAACTCTGAGACTTGCAGGAAGTTTGGAGTGAATGGGTATCCCACTCTGAAAATCTTTCGAAATGGCGAGGAAGCCTCTATGTACGATGGTCCTCGGACAGCAGGTGGGTGTTTGTCTTTGATGTGAATATGAATCACTAGAACGTGCTTCTTGTACccttttttgtttatgtattctTTTGCCTTTCTGTCTTTGATGATATCCATAGATGGCATTGTGAGCTATATGAAGAAGCAGGCTGGCCCAAgctctgtagctctgcacactgAAGCTGAGTTGGACGCTTTCgtaaatagttttaattacAGTATTGTGGGTGAGTTGTTATGTCGAGTGTTGTGGGAGAGTGGTGTTATTATCCATGTTGTGATcattggaaaaataaatcatacatttaaagTGTGGAGAGCAGTTGATTAGTCAGTACATTGACATGTCAGGGGACACTGGAATCAGCATAACTAATCGATTTGATTAGTGATCTATAttatttgatcatattttatCACTAAATGAATTTGGCATTTTGTATTACAAAGTGCAGAAGTAATTCCTGGGAATACAGTGGTGCTAACATTTTTACGTTCCTATTGTAGCATCTTTATTTGAGTGGAAGGAACCAGCCCACTTTACTGATTCCCCTTCTACCTGTCATAACAGCCTTTTAAAACTTTAACTTCTTAGAGGAGAATTTAGACTCTGCCAGTTATGATTTTGCTTTGTGTTCTAGGCTTTTTCTCAGGAAGTGACGTTCTGGGGCTTGCTGAGTTTCTGACAGCCTCCAGTGCTTTGAGGGACAGCTTTCGATTTGCCCATGTCACAGACTTGAGAATAGGATTCAAATATGGTGTGGACACAGAGTATGTtgaatatatgtttaaaaaggaACATAAAGGGCACATTAAAAAGTATGGAAATACCTAGTCTTTTATTGATTTTGAGACACAGATATGTTGCTTTTGTTGATCTGTAACAGGCTAGCTAACaggcaaaacacacaagaattggacaataaatgactgaaagaaagttctgtggacagatgagtccaatcGAAAAACTTGGATGGAAGGTGTTAGCAGACTGCTGACTtttgtgggtgcaggttttcattccaaccaagccACTCCACACCAGCTTCTACCTGTTCAAatctacagttttttttttcaatgactatcagtTGTGGCCCTTGATTGGTTAAATGAAAATCTGCACTCACAGTGGTTTATTGTGGAAAAAGATTGGGCACCTCTGACCTATAGTCCTACATGGTGGAATcttaatagtttggggttgtttcgGAGAAGGGAAGAGTAAAGAGTTATTCCGAGTGAAAGGAATACTTCACCAACATGGCTACAATTCCATACTTCagcaccatgcaattctgtctggattGCAGCTAATTGAAACAAACTTCTCCATATAACTAAAGCATTTGTCCAAGCTCTCTAAGTGTTTTATATAGAGAGCAAAAAGTCAGCTGTAGTGTCTTGGAATGACCTGCCTAGTCACTGGTCAGCAGTCCTAAATTGTTGCGGGATTAACTGGATTGCAAGGTCAGAAGGAAATCTCCAGAACACCTTTGGCAGGTTTAACAAGGGGCATggaaaagtatttcagctaaacGATTGGAAATTGGAATATTAACAAAAGCAGCattcatgtttttataaaaaaaaatttttaagaaaacaaaagactgcaaaaatgtaaattaattttaatggtGATATTTatgctgtttgtttctttttaaatctctcAAGGTGCATCTTGCTTTTTCGGCCTCCACACATGAGGAACGTATTCGAGGAAAGTGTGCTGAAATTTGCTGGATCTCTCTCAACCTCTACATTACGCACATTCCTCAGGGACAACATGTCTGTTTGCCTTTcccttggttttttttcttagtttgttttttttcataatcaCAGCCTATGCGAACATTTGCCTATGCAGTATCACAATTTATGGTCTCCTTTTGTTCCCTCAGATTTGGCCTTTGTCCTCATCTGACCACTGAGAACAAAGACAGTTTAAGTTCGAAAGATCTGCTTACAGCCTATTACGATGTTGATTATGTGCGGAATCCAAAGGGCACCAATTACTGGAGAAACAGGTGAAGTGCGCTGGTTTGTAATATAGTATGTGTTTAAAGTCGTGTAAGATGTCTGCTATTACTCATACAATGAATTTTTCTCCAGGGTTATGAAGGTGGCGACTCAGTTCCTGTCGCGTGGACTGAGTTTTGCTGTGGCTGATCGGGAAGAATTTCATGAGGAGTTGGAGGAGGAGTTTGGACTACAGTTGTCTGATGGAGGAGAAACACCCATTATCACTATCAAGACCAGAGCAGGACACAAGTACATCATGCAGGAGGAGTTCACGTAAGTATGCTAAGTTACTATTACAGAACCTGATCAAACACTTAGTATAGCAATTACTTTACTCTTGATCATTGTAATAGCTTTAATAGATAAATGTATTGCACATATTACAGATTCTATGGCTTTAACAAGAGATGCCTGAATCAGCAAACCTTCAAGGTTTTTATGAGCTGATTCAGTTGTTTCCCAAGACAGGAGTTGAGAACTAATGAAAATAAGTGTGCTGTTTTGCACATTAGCCACTGGGAGGAATTGTTGAGCTTGTCAAATACCTTTGCATTTACAGTGTGACTTGCATTTCttcctgctttttttcctcacaggAGAGATGGTAAATCCTTGGTGAATTTCCTGGAGGATTATTTTGCCAATCAGTTGAAGAGGTACATTAAATCTGAGCCTGTGCCTGAAACAAATGAAGGGCCTGTCAAGGTGCGTACACGGAGCTCATGGGCATTTATTTAGTAACGTTCTGTTGCTcatgattaaatgtaaaatatttccaGTCAGATCAATAGGGTTTCTTTAAACACAGGTTGTGGTGGCTGACACTTTTGACGAAATTGTGAACGATTCTGAGAAAGATGTACTTGTGGAGTTTTATGCCCCATGGTGTGGTCATTGTAAAAATCTGGAGCCTGTATATACTGAGCTTGGAGAAAAGGTAAGGGAGATTTCGAGAGGGACTGTGCATCATTTGCTCACTGTTCAGCATATAATCATAAATCATCATCCAATGTTTCAGCTATCTGGTGATTCCCACATAGTCATCGCTAAGATGGATGCCACTGCCAATGATATTCCTCCAAATTATGACGTACAAGGGTAAAGCTAAAATCCTTGTGCTTAAGCTTTAAGAACAAGTTCTTAAACTTTGCTTTGttgtttattacattgtactgaatGTAGATATGATTTATGTTTCAGTTTCCCAACAATTTACTTTGCTCCTGCCAGACAAAAAGACCAACCAAGGCGTTACGAGGTATGCCTGTAAACATTTCTGTACAGTGCAATCTCATGGTATAATAAACCAACAGCAGGAGGATTTTCACCAgttgaatttgtattttttgcgtaaatatctttttcttttaggGTGGACGTGAGGTCAAAGACTTCATCAGCTACCTGAAGAAGGAAGCTACAAATCCACTGGTCTTTGGAAATCTAAGGGATGACCTGTAAATTTGACCTGACAGTGAGAAAGATCCAGAGATTCGATAGACAACAATTAGAATCATTTTGCCATTATTAAGCactgattttttaaaatcagaTAATAATTATATCTGTTTAAGTTATTACGTGTTACATGAAGCTGCTCCAAAAGAAATAgggcattttatataaaatcttttgtttctatttttaataggggttttttttgtatagccaCAACCAGCATATTGTGTCTACTTTGCAACACAATATGATTGCGGTATGCCctgtaaattaataatgaaatcatatataataatgaaaatggcAGCATATGTAACATGTGATGGGTAAATATGTTCCTGCATTCATTAGGTATGTTTTAGGGggggctttttttatttattttatttttttggtcttttgcaTTTATCAAAATGCCAATGTTTTATTCTAAGATTGTAAAAATCACAGGAAACTGTGCTTTCTAAGACAACTCATTTGCACTTTGTGTGCGTTCGGTGAGATTGCAAAAGTCACTGTCGTGGTCAATGTcaaactacatttttttttgcccttcagtaaataaattattataccAACATAAATCTCAATGATTTTGATTGTGTTTAACTTAATAATGTGTTTGGTAGTTTAAATCTTGAACATAAgtttagatatttatatattttgtgtttatattcaaCACTGTTGTAGCactcaggtaaaaaaaaaaacagactgtgAAAGATTACAAGCATTTATAAGAATCTGAGACATCACTTGATGGATTACACTGgtcagattttaaaaaaatcacactattttatatatatatatatatatatatatatatatatatatatatatatatatatatatatatatatatatacacacacactattagtCTTCTAAGTCTTCAGATTCAATTATGTGTTGTATCAGGTTTTTGTGTTATAATCTTTGTAAATCTTATTAGTTATCTCATTATTCAACTCCCATCACTAATTTCTTTATATGGCCGGTTAGACGGTCACTGCAAGTTGACTAGTATGAAATTTCTGGCATGTTCCGCTAAAGCCCTCCCCAACACCACTCATCCTCCGGCTACTCCGATGTCCCGTCCATAACGGCAAAACCGGCACCCTTATTGCCTTAGAACAATGTCCATCATAATTTCTTGAGCGTTCATTGGCGGACGGTAGCAGTGAGTTTCCGGCCACGCCTCGCTCTTCCTTTCTTCTCTACGCTGCGTGCTGATCTGTGTGCCGGCTAACGAACCACGCTGCAAACATGATGGGGAGACCGGTTCTCGTGCTTAGTGagaatttatactttttatctctttaaatGTGTCCACAAAGACCGCTAAATTAGCGATAAGCCAGTCCGCTCAAAATGGGCCGTTTCTAAGGCTGTTCTCTGTGTAACTGATGGGAGGCTAACAGGCTAACGGGCATGGCATGGGCCTAGCTTAGTCACCGGCTGGCTATCTTATTCGGCGCTTAGCTTAGCTTGCTTGTCAGTCTGTAgctatatagatatatagatatagatatattcatattaatccTTATATCTGTGAATGGGAAATGTGAGGAAGATGCCAGTGCATTCCAGTTTTGTGGTTACCTGCAAAATAATAGCTAAAGTTGTCATTTGTAGCTTGCAATTATTTCCTAGTTCGCAGATGCACCATTACTTTGCA belongs to Silurus meridionalis isolate SWU-2019-XX chromosome 4, ASM1480568v1, whole genome shotgun sequence and includes:
- the pdia7 gene encoding protein disulfide isomerase family A, member 7 — encoded protein: MLFSNIAFLCLGVLHSVWFAEGSGDVLELGDADFERRVPEHELLLVEFFAPWCGHCKRLAPEYEAAATRLKGTVPLAKVDCTANSETCRKFGVNGYPTLKIFRNGEEASMYDGPRTADGIVSYMKKQAGPSSVALHTEAELDAFVNSFNYSIVGFFSGSDVLGLAEFLTASSALRDSFRFAHVTDLRIGFKYGVDTECILLFRPPHMRNVFEESVLKFAGSLSTSTLRTFLRDNIFGLCPHLTTENKDSLSSKDLLTAYYDVDYVRNPKGTNYWRNRVMKVATQFLSRGLSFAVADREEFHEELEEEFGLQLSDGGETPIITIKTRAGHKYIMQEEFTRDGKSLVNFLEDYFANQLKRYIKSEPVPETNEGPVKVVVADTFDEIVNDSEKDVLVEFYAPWCGHCKNLEPVYTELGEKLSGDSHIVIAKMDATANDIPPNYDVQGFPTIYFAPARQKDQPRRYEGGREVKDFISYLKKEATNPLVFGNLRDDL